Proteins from a genomic interval of Streptomyces sp. NBC_01445:
- a CDS encoding DNA gyrase/topoisomerase IV subunit A → MARRSTKTPPPDDFEERILDIDVVDEMQGSFLEYAYSVIYSRALPDARDGMKPVHRRIVYQMNEMGLRPDRGYVKCARVVGEVMGKLHPHGDASIYDALVRLAQPFSMRLPLVDGHGNFGSLGNDDPPAAMRYTECRMAPATSLMTESIDENTVDFGPNYDGQEREPAVLPAAYPNLLVNGASGIAVGMATNMPPHNLGEVIAAARHLIRHPGADLETLMKFVPGPDLPTGGRIVGLSGIKDAYESGRGTFKIRATVSVEDVTARRKGLVVTELPFAVGPEKVIAKIKDLVGSKKLQGIADVKDLTDRQHGLRLVIEIKNGFVPEAVLEQLYKLTPMEESFGINNVALVDGQPLTLGLKELLEVYLDHRFEVVRRRSEFRRTKKRDRLHLVEGLLVALVDIDEVIRLIRSSDNSAQAKERLMERFSLSEIQTQYILDTPLRRLTRFDRIELETERDRLNGEIDELTGILDSDAELRKLVSAELAAVAKKFGTERRTVLLESAGTAVAAVPLQVADDPCRVLLSSTGLLARTANAEPFGDDEDARRTKHDVIVSAVPATARGEIGAITSTGRLLRLNVIDLPQLPETASAPNLSGGAPVTEFLSSLEADEKVVCLTTLDESSPGLAIGTEQGVVKRVVPDYPANKDELEVIGLKDGDRIVGAVELRTGEEDLVFITDDAQLLRYQASQVRPQGRAAGGMAGIKLTDGAKVISFTAVDPAVDAIVFTVAGSRGTLDDSVQTTAKLTPFDQYPRKGRATGGVRCQRFLKGEDCLSLGWAGPTPARAAQKNGTPAELPEVDPRRDGSGVSLAKTVSVVAGPV, encoded by the coding sequence ATGGCCCGCCGCAGCACGAAGACCCCGCCTCCCGACGACTTCGAGGAGCGGATCCTCGACATTGACGTTGTCGACGAAATGCAGGGCTCCTTCCTCGAGTACGCGTACTCGGTGATCTACTCCCGGGCCCTGCCGGACGCCCGTGACGGCATGAAGCCCGTGCACCGGCGCATCGTTTACCAGATGAACGAGATGGGCCTGCGCCCCGACCGCGGCTACGTGAAGTGCGCCCGCGTCGTCGGCGAGGTCATGGGTAAGTTGCACCCGCACGGAGACGCGTCGATCTACGACGCCCTGGTGCGGCTCGCCCAGCCGTTCTCGATGCGCCTCCCCCTGGTCGACGGCCACGGGAACTTCGGCTCCCTGGGGAACGACGACCCGCCGGCCGCCATGCGGTACACCGAATGCCGGATGGCCCCGGCGACGTCGCTGATGACGGAGTCGATCGACGAGAACACGGTCGACTTCGGGCCGAACTACGACGGCCAGGAGCGGGAGCCCGCCGTCCTGCCGGCCGCCTACCCGAACCTCCTGGTCAACGGCGCGTCCGGCATCGCCGTCGGTATGGCGACGAACATGCCGCCGCACAATCTCGGCGAGGTCATCGCCGCCGCGCGCCACCTGATCAGGCACCCGGGCGCCGACCTCGAGACGCTCATGAAGTTCGTCCCGGGCCCCGACCTGCCGACGGGCGGCCGGATCGTCGGCCTGTCCGGCATCAAGGACGCCTACGAGTCGGGCCGCGGCACCTTCAAGATCCGCGCCACGGTCTCCGTGGAGGACGTGACGGCGCGCCGCAAGGGCCTCGTCGTCACCGAACTGCCCTTCGCGGTGGGCCCCGAGAAGGTCATCGCGAAGATCAAGGACCTGGTCGGCTCGAAGAAGCTCCAGGGCATCGCGGACGTCAAGGACCTCACCGACCGCCAGCACGGCCTGCGGCTGGTCATCGAGATCAAGAACGGCTTCGTGCCGGAGGCCGTCCTCGAGCAGCTCTACAAGCTGACGCCGATGGAGGAGTCCTTCGGTATCAACAATGTGGCGCTGGTCGACGGCCAGCCCCTGACCCTCGGCCTCAAGGAGCTCCTGGAGGTCTATCTCGACCACCGCTTCGAGGTCGTGCGCCGCCGCAGCGAGTTCCGCCGTACGAAGAAGCGGGACCGGCTGCACCTGGTCGAAGGCCTCCTCGTCGCGCTGGTGGACATCGACGAGGTCATCCGCCTCATCCGCTCCAGCGACAACTCCGCACAGGCGAAGGAGCGCCTGATGGAGCGCTTCTCGCTGAGCGAGATCCAGACGCAGTACATCCTGGACACGCCGCTGCGCCGCCTCACCAGGTTCGACCGCATCGAGCTGGAGACGGAGCGCGACCGGCTCAACGGCGAGATCGACGAGCTGACCGGGATCCTCGACTCCGACGCCGAGCTTCGCAAGCTCGTCTCGGCCGAACTGGCGGCGGTGGCAAAGAAGTTCGGCACCGAGCGCCGCACCGTCCTCCTGGAGTCGGCGGGCACGGCGGTCGCCGCTGTGCCCCTCCAGGTCGCCGACGACCCGTGCCGCGTACTCCTGTCGTCCACGGGCCTCCTCGCGCGCACGGCGAACGCCGAACCGTTCGGGGACGACGAGGACGCCAGGCGCACCAAGCACGACGTGATCGTCTCCGCGGTGCCGGCGACGGCACGCGGCGAGATCGGGGCGATCACGTCCACGGGGCGCCTGCTGCGGCTCAACGTCATCGACCTGCCGCAGCTCCCGGAGACGGCCTCGGCACCGAACCTCTCCGGAGGCGCTCCCGTCACGGAGTTCCTGTCGTCGCTGGAGGCGGACGAGAAGGTGGTCTGTCTGACCACCCTCGACGAGTCGTCCCCCGGCTTGGCGATCGGTACCGAGCAGGGCGTGGTCAAGCGCGTCGTGCCCGACTACCCGGCTAACAAGGACGAGTTGGAGGTCATCGGCCTGAAGGACGGTGACCGCATCGTCGGCGCCGTTGAGCTGCGCACCGGCGAGGAGGACCTCGTCTTCATCACGGACGACGCACAGCTGCTCCGCTACCAGGCGTCGCAGGTACGTCCGCAGGGCCGGGCCGCGGGCGGCATGGCGGGCATCAAGCTGACCGACGGCGCCAAGGTGATCTCGTTCACCGCCGTCGATCCGGCTGTCGACGCGATCGTCTTCACGGTGGCCGGGTCGCGCGGCACGCTCGACGACTCCGTCCAGACGACCGCGAAGCTCACCCCGTTCGACCAGTACCCGCGCAAGGGGCGCGCCACGGGCGGCGTGCGCTGTCAGCGCTTCCTGAAGGGCGAGGACTGCCTGAGCCTGGGCTGGGCGGGCCCGACACCGGCCCGCGCGGCGCAGAAGAACGGTACCCCGGCCGAGCTGCCCGAGGTCGACCCGCGCCGCGACGGCTCGGGCGTCTCCCTCGCGAAGACGGTCTCGGTGGTGGCGGGACCGGTCTAG
- a CDS encoding CobW family GTP-binding protein has translation MSQSRRELPQQIPVVVLAGFLGSGKTTLLNHLLHHGGGTRIGAIVNDFGSIEIDAMAVAGQLGDSTVSLGNGCLCCAVDASELDEYLDRLTRPSARNGIDGIDVIVIEASGLAEPQELVRMVLASENPRIVYGGLVEVVDAVEFDATRERHPELDRHLAIADLVVANKADRIPETEHRRVLERVRGLAGGAAVVPATYARVDPEFLFDCRPTGERIGQLSFDDLHRHHEDGPDSDSDSDSDSAGGGRDGHGEHDVHDGHLHSAYDSVSVESEVPLDPRRLMTFLDSRPEGLYRIKGYVDFGAADARNKYTVHAVGRFLRFSPEPWTPGEPRLSRLVLIGAGIDAPRLSKELTACAQDAPHTYADEHSMWGVLRYVQEPSDAESDAG, from the coding sequence TTGAGTCAGTCGAGGCGGGAGCTTCCGCAGCAGATCCCGGTCGTCGTGCTTGCCGGGTTCCTGGGCTCCGGCAAGACCACCCTGCTGAACCATCTGCTGCACCACGGCGGCGGCACGCGGATCGGCGCGATCGTCAATGACTTCGGCTCCATCGAGATCGACGCCATGGCCGTCGCCGGGCAACTCGGCGACTCCACCGTCTCCCTCGGCAACGGGTGCCTGTGCTGCGCCGTCGACGCGAGCGAGCTCGACGAGTACCTGGACCGGCTCACCCGGCCGTCGGCCCGCAACGGCATCGATGGCATCGATGTGATCGTGATCGAGGCGAGCGGGCTCGCCGAGCCGCAGGAGCTCGTGCGCATGGTGCTCGCCAGCGAGAATCCGCGGATCGTGTACGGCGGTCTGGTCGAGGTCGTCGACGCCGTCGAGTTCGACGCGACACGGGAACGCCACCCCGAGCTCGACCGGCATCTGGCCATCGCCGACCTCGTGGTGGCCAACAAGGCCGACCGGATCCCGGAGACAGAGCACCGGCGCGTCCTGGAGCGCGTGCGCGGGCTGGCCGGAGGCGCGGCAGTCGTTCCCGCGACGTACGCGCGCGTGGACCCCGAGTTCCTCTTCGACTGCCGGCCGACGGGGGAGCGGATCGGACAGCTGTCGTTCGACGACCTGCACCGACATCACGAAGACGGTCCCGACAGCGACAGCGACAGCGACAGCGACAGCGCAGGCGGAGGCCGAGACGGGCACGGCGAGCACGACGTGCACGACGGACATCTGCACTCCGCCTACGACAGCGTCTCCGTCGAGTCCGAAGTGCCGCTCGATCCACGCCGGTTGATGACGTTCCTCGACAGCAGGCCCGAAGGTCTCTACCGCATCAAGGGGTACGTCGACTTCGGTGCGGCCGACGCGCGCAACAAGTACACCGTGCACGCCGTCGGGCGGTTCCTGCGGTTCTCGCCGGAGCCCTGGACTCCAGGGGAGCCGCGCCTCAGCCGGCTCGTCCTCATCGGCGCCGGGATCGACGCCCCGCGGCTGAGCAAGGAACTGACCGCCTGCGCCCAGGACGCCCCGCACACCTATGCCGACGAGCACAGCATGTGGGGCGTCCTGAGATACGTACAGGAGCCGAGCGACGCGGAAAGCGACGCGGGCTAG
- a CDS encoding DUF6082 family protein, with protein sequence MATQSNGIWALSAAALAGFALGGATSAFAKQQRRREEARLRTEQLERDEVAERRRARAHQQRMHWALLVKAIDDPSLAVVINTYGADVPLEKLRQYFYANAWYVNLFHLEQSGLVDQEQVYGHLRDFFQSPVFREYWEATRNHRIALKHSSDEARLGRLADRLYEELEEADTDEWWVVGEPPTF encoded by the coding sequence ATGGCCACACAGAGTAATGGGATATGGGCGTTGAGTGCCGCCGCGCTGGCGGGGTTCGCTCTCGGCGGGGCCACGTCGGCCTTCGCGAAGCAGCAGCGGCGCCGCGAGGAGGCGCGCCTGCGTACCGAGCAGCTGGAGCGGGACGAGGTGGCCGAGCGCCGCCGCGCACGTGCCCATCAGCAACGCATGCACTGGGCACTACTGGTCAAGGCCATCGACGACCCGTCCCTCGCGGTCGTGATCAACACGTACGGCGCGGATGTTCCGCTCGAGAAGTTGCGCCAGTACTTCTATGCGAATGCCTGGTACGTCAACCTCTTCCACCTGGAGCAGTCAGGCCTCGTCGACCAGGAGCAGGTGTACGGCCACCTCCGCGACTTCTTCCAGAGCCCGGTCTTTCGCGAGTACTGGGAAGCCACCCGCAACCACCGAATCGCCCTCAAGCACTCGTCCGACGAAGCCCGGCTCGGACGCCTGGCAGACAGGCTCTACGAAGAGTTGGAAGAGGCGGACACGGACGAGTGGTGGGTCGTCGGGGAACCTCCGACATTCTGA
- a CDS encoding citrate synthase/methylcitrate synthase encodes MPINGTTAAPVDVPRGLAGVVVTDTELGDVRGREGFYHYRQYSAVELAQTRSFEDVWHLMIHGELPDAARSAAFATRTATLRRLPDDVRAALPVIARAGALSGPLAGLRSALSLFGASQGFRPVYDIDEGRRRDDTLAAAAVVPTLLTALHRLGDGLEPVEPRDDLSYAANYLYMLTGSEPEPAHARAIEQYLISTIDHGFNASTFTARVITSTGADVAACLVGAVGALSGPLHGGAPSRALDTLDAIGTPDRIDGWIRERVLAGDRIMGFGHPVYRTEDPRSRMLRGIAEGFGGPMVEFAVEVERHVESILAELKPGRELHTNVEFYAGVVMELCGLPRTMFTPTFAAARVVGWSANILEQARDSKIIRPAARYVGPAAPVPVPVVS; translated from the coding sequence ATGCCGATCAACGGGACCACGGCCGCCCCTGTCGACGTACCGCGGGGACTCGCGGGCGTCGTCGTCACCGACACCGAATTGGGTGACGTCAGAGGGCGTGAGGGCTTTTACCACTACCGCCAGTACTCGGCCGTCGAGCTCGCGCAGACCCGCAGCTTCGAGGACGTATGGCACCTGATGATCCACGGCGAGCTGCCTGACGCCGCGCGTTCCGCGGCCTTCGCCACGCGCACCGCCACCCTGCGCAGGCTGCCCGACGACGTGCGGGCCGCGCTGCCTGTGATCGCCCGCGCCGGAGCGCTCTCCGGCCCGCTCGCCGGGCTGCGCAGCGCTCTTTCGCTCTTCGGTGCCTCGCAGGGCTTCCGCCCCGTGTACGACATCGACGAAGGGCGGAGGCGCGACGACACGCTGGCCGCCGCGGCGGTCGTGCCGACGCTGCTCACGGCGCTGCACCGGCTCGGCGACGGGCTCGAACCGGTCGAGCCGCGCGACGACCTGTCGTACGCGGCCAACTACCTCTACATGCTGACGGGTTCGGAGCCGGAGCCCGCTCACGCCCGTGCCATCGAGCAGTACCTGATCTCCACCATTGATCACGGCTTCAATGCGTCAACGTTCACGGCGAGGGTCATCACGTCGACCGGTGCCGATGTCGCAGCCTGTCTCGTCGGCGCCGTGGGGGCGCTCTCCGGGCCGCTGCACGGCGGTGCCCCGAGCCGCGCGCTCGACACGCTCGACGCGATCGGCACACCGGACCGGATCGACGGGTGGATCCGCGAGCGGGTCCTCGCGGGTGACCGGATCATGGGCTTCGGTCACCCCGTCTACCGCACGGAGGACCCTCGCTCGCGGATGCTGCGGGGTATCGCCGAGGGGTTCGGCGGGCCGATGGTGGAGTTCGCCGTCGAGGTCGAGCGCCATGTGGAGTCGATCCTCGCGGAGCTGAAGCCGGGGCGGGAACTTCACACGAACGTGGAGTTCTACGCGGGCGTGGTCATGGAGCTGTGCGGGTTGCCGCGCACGATGTTCACCCCCACGTTCGCCGCTGCGCGGGTGGTGGGGTGGAGCGCCAACATCCTTGAGCAGGCACGGGACTCAAAGATCATCCGCCCGGCGGCGCGGTATGTGGGACCGGCGGCTCCGGTGCCGGTGCCAGTCGTGTCCTGA
- a CDS encoding citrate synthase gives MTDHEPAPAREARRLSTKETAELLGVKPETVYAYVSRGQLSSRRAAPGSRGSTFDAAEVEALAQRNRREPTAGSAPSELSVRTRITLIDEDRYYFRGVDATELAAHHSYEEVAEWLWTGVLRPGVRFTAPRQSLAAARRAVGALPEHSSPVDRLRVAAVAAAVADPLRFDLSEEAVLGTARTLIPTLVTALPPVRHTHRDGGPLAQRLWGRLSGREPDDPSLHALDTALGLLVDHDLAASTLAVRVAASARAHAYAAVSAGLGVLEGPLHGAASGLAHRMLLEVLDRGSAAPVVADELRAGRRVPGLGHRLYRGEDPRAQALFALLEEIPQAHSALAAARDIVTTTARHTDLHANVDLALAVFTVSCGMPAEAGETVFAVARTAGWIAHALEEYGERPLRMRPSGQYVGRRPPQPLPVPDAPLPAK, from the coding sequence ATGACGGATCACGAACCCGCACCCGCGCGGGAAGCCCGGCGGCTCAGCACCAAGGAGACGGCCGAACTGCTGGGCGTGAAGCCCGAGACCGTGTACGCGTACGTGAGCCGCGGTCAGCTCAGCAGCCGCCGGGCGGCGCCGGGCTCGCGCGGCAGCACGTTCGACGCGGCCGAGGTGGAGGCGCTCGCGCAGCGCAACAGGCGGGAACCCACGGCCGGTTCGGCCCCTAGCGAGCTCTCGGTGCGCACCCGCATCACGTTGATCGACGAGGACCGCTACTACTTCCGCGGGGTCGACGCGACCGAGCTCGCGGCGCATCACAGCTACGAAGAGGTCGCCGAGTGGCTGTGGACGGGGGTGCTGCGGCCGGGGGTCCGGTTCACCGCTCCCCGGCAGTCGCTCGCAGCGGCCCGGCGCGCTGTGGGGGCCCTGCCGGAACACAGCAGTCCCGTCGACCGTCTGCGGGTCGCCGCGGTGGCCGCCGCCGTCGCCGATCCGCTGCGCTTCGACCTCTCCGAAGAGGCCGTACTCGGCACGGCCCGCACCCTCATCCCGACACTGGTGACCGCCCTGCCGCCCGTACGGCACACGCACCGCGACGGCGGGCCGCTCGCACAGCGCCTGTGGGGTCGCCTCTCCGGACGCGAACCCGACGATCCGTCACTGCATGCACTGGACACGGCGCTTGGGCTCCTTGTCGACCACGACCTCGCCGCGTCGACGCTCGCCGTCCGGGTCGCCGCGTCGGCGCGCGCGCACGCGTACGCGGCGGTGTCCGCGGGCCTCGGCGTCCTGGAGGGGCCGCTCCACGGCGCCGCCAGCGGACTCGCGCACCGCATGCTCCTCGAAGTCCTCGACCGCGGCAGCGCGGCCCCCGTGGTGGCGGACGAACTGCGGGCCGGGCGCCGCGTACCGGGTCTCGGCCACCGCCTGTACCGGGGTGAGGACCCGCGCGCTCAGGCCCTGTTCGCCCTCCTCGAAGAGATCCCGCAGGCCCACTCGGCACTCGCCGCAGCCCGTGACATCGTGACGACGACCGCCCGCCACACCGACCTCCACGCCAATGTGGACCTCGCCCTCGCGGTCTTCACCGTCTCGTGCGGCATGCCCGCCGAGGCCGGCGAGACCGTATTCGCGGTGGCCCGGACGGCGGGCTGGATCGCGCACGCCCTGGAGGAGTACGGCGAGCGCCCGCTGCGGATGCGGCCGAGCGGCCAGTACGTGGGACGGCGCCCGCCTCAGCCGTTGCCCGTGCCCGACGCCCCACTGCCGGCCAAGTGA
- a CDS encoding sucrase ferredoxin: MSTCTTASQDLNEPLAGTAATASTWLLIEQPGPWGVKALTSSHLDPALGRALEAAAEGTGVRVALIRRPGRHADFHAATRRHVYVAHTIPGNTWLRGTMTESPQSLLALDFVALGAGDHRGFGAPHEGAPLALVCTNGKRDRCCALLGRPLAADLAASGQDGVWEVTHLGGHRFSPTLLVLPYGYAYGRADAWHVRGTLDAVRAGRIATDGCRGNSAWERPGQAAELAVRTSAGIDDAGVLSVVHTKGVAQGPVAPLWEVTVAHTDGRRWHVTVAQSASQPPRPESCGAALGTPARMDVLAVDEAAPVVTGPLSASG; the protein is encoded by the coding sequence GTGAGTACGTGTACGACCGCCTCGCAGGACCTGAACGAGCCTCTCGCGGGGACCGCCGCCACCGCGAGTACCTGGCTGCTGATCGAGCAGCCGGGCCCCTGGGGTGTGAAGGCGCTGACGTCCAGCCATCTGGACCCGGCGCTCGGCAGGGCCCTGGAGGCGGCCGCGGAGGGGACCGGCGTACGCGTCGCCCTCATCCGGCGCCCGGGCCGGCACGCCGACTTCCATGCCGCCACCCGGCGCCATGTGTATGTGGCCCACACCATTCCGGGGAACACCTGGCTGCGCGGCACCATGACCGAGTCCCCGCAGTCGTTGCTCGCCCTCGACTTCGTAGCCCTCGGAGCGGGTGATCACCGCGGCTTCGGCGCGCCGCACGAGGGCGCGCCGCTCGCCCTCGTCTGCACCAATGGCAAGCGCGACCGCTGCTGCGCCCTCCTGGGCCGGCCTCTGGCCGCCGACCTCGCCGCGTCCGGACAGGACGGCGTCTGGGAGGTCACCCACCTCGGCGGCCACCGCTTCTCCCCCACGCTCCTCGTCCTGCCCTACGGGTACGCGTACGGCCGTGCCGACGCCTGGCACGTCAGGGGCACCCTCGACGCGGTACGGGCCGGCCGGATCGCCACCGACGGGTGCCGCGGGAACTCCGCGTGGGAGCGGCCCGGGCAGGCCGCCGAGCTCGCCGTGCGCACGTCTGCGGGAATCGATGACGCAGGAGTGCTGAGTGTCGTCCACACGAAGGGCGTGGCGCAGGGACCCGTGGCTCCGCTCTGGGAAGTGACCGTCGCCCACACGGACGGCCGCCGCTGGCACGTCACCGTTGCACAGAGCGCTTCGCAGCCGCCCCGCCCCGAAAGCTGCGGTGCCGCACTGGGCACTCCGGCGCGCATGGACGTACTCGCGGTGGACGAGGCCGCGCCCGTCGTCACAGGCCCCCTCAGCGCGAGCGGCTGA
- a CDS encoding sensor histidine kinase yields the protein MSPTPPTRRLRFGLPRRVFAQVLLMQVAIAAGVAVLATGLFLAPLSDQLDDQAMRRALAIAQTTAAQPSIAEDLRHSRPTVDGPVQREAERIRRASGAEYVVIMNKEGVRWSHTDPGEVGRIVSTDPSEALAGHEVMEIDSGTLGRSARGKVPLRDAQGDIVGAVSVGIEYDSVRARLIHAIPGLFAYAGGALAVGALAAYLISRRVQRQTRDLAFSDISGLLSEREAMLHGIREGVVALDRSGRIRLLNDEAHRLLGIGDEVLGQSLDDALGPGRTTDVLAGRATGTDLVTVRGQRVLIANRMPTDDGGAVATLRDRTELEQLGRELDSTRGLIDALRAQDHEHANRMHTLLGLLELEMFDDAVEFVGEVVGDHRATAEQVTEKVHDPLLAALLVGKATVAAERGVALWISDRTLLPDQLIDPRGLVTIVGNLVDNAVDAVAGTPHARVEVDVRATDDHTVELRVRDTGPGIPAARRELIFTEGWSTKKLPSHGKRGIGLPLVRRLAERQGGSVHVGEPDGGGAEFTVVLPEALTDPGLAQEAGEAPATTTAGTAADAMATPTKEDPR from the coding sequence ATGAGCCCCACTCCCCCCACTCGCCGGCTGCGCTTCGGCCTGCCGCGGCGCGTCTTCGCGCAGGTGCTGCTGATGCAGGTGGCGATCGCCGCCGGGGTGGCCGTGCTCGCGACGGGGCTCTTCCTCGCGCCGCTGAGCGACCAGCTCGACGACCAGGCGATGCGCCGCGCGCTCGCCATCGCGCAGACCACCGCGGCCCAGCCGAGCATCGCCGAGGACCTGCGTCATTCACGTCCCACGGTCGACGGTCCCGTCCAGCGGGAGGCCGAGCGGATCCGCCGGGCCAGTGGCGCCGAGTACGTAGTGATCATGAACAAGGAAGGCGTCCGCTGGTCCCACACGGATCCGGGAGAGGTCGGCAGGATCGTCTCCACGGACCCGAGCGAGGCGCTCGCGGGCCACGAGGTCATGGAGATCGACAGCGGCACCCTGGGCCGCTCCGCGCGCGGAAAGGTTCCCCTGCGGGACGCTCAGGGCGACATCGTCGGGGCCGTCTCCGTGGGCATCGAGTACGACAGCGTCAGGGCGCGGCTCATCCACGCCATTCCGGGTCTGTTCGCGTATGCGGGCGGCGCCCTCGCGGTGGGCGCGCTGGCCGCCTACCTGATCTCGCGCCGGGTTCAGCGGCAGACCCGTGACCTGGCGTTCTCCGATATTTCGGGGCTGCTGTCGGAGCGCGAGGCCATGTTGCACGGCATTCGCGAAGGCGTCGTCGCGCTGGACCGGAGCGGCCGGATCCGGCTGCTCAACGACGAGGCGCACCGGCTCCTGGGCATCGGCGACGAGGTGCTCGGGCAGTCGCTCGACGACGCCCTGGGCCCGGGTCGTACGACCGATGTGCTGGCGGGCCGGGCCACGGGCACGGATCTCGTGACCGTCCGCGGACAGCGCGTCCTGATCGCCAACCGCATGCCCACGGACGACGGCGGCGCCGTCGCCACCCTCCGGGACCGCACCGAGCTGGAGCAGCTGGGCCGCGAACTCGACTCGACGCGCGGCCTGATCGACGCCCTGCGTGCCCAGGACCACGAGCACGCCAACCGCATGCACACGCTGCTCGGCCTGCTCGAACTGGAGATGTTCGACGACGCCGTCGAGTTTGTCGGCGAGGTGGTCGGCGATCACAGGGCGACCGCGGAGCAGGTGACCGAGAAGGTGCACGACCCGCTGCTTGCGGCGCTCCTGGTCGGCAAGGCGACGGTGGCCGCGGAGCGAGGAGTCGCGCTGTGGATCTCCGACAGGACACTCCTCCCCGATCAATTGATCGACCCGCGGGGACTCGTCACGATCGTCGGGAATCTGGTCGACAACGCGGTGGACGCGGTCGCGGGCACCCCCCACGCGCGCGTGGAGGTCGATGTACGGGCGACCGACGACCACACAGTGGAGTTGCGGGTACGCGACACCGGACCCGGCATCCCCGCCGCCCGACGGGAGCTGATCTTCACAGAGGGGTGGTCGACCAAGAAGCTGCCCTCCCACGGGAAGCGCGGCATCGGCCTGCCCCTAGTGCGCCGGCTCGCGGAACGGCAGGGCGGCAGCGTCCACGTCGGCGAACCGGACGGCGGGGGCGCCGAGTTCACCGTCGTCCTGCCCGAGGCGCTCACGGATCCGGGCCTCGCGCAGGAGGCCGGCGAAGCACCCGCGACCACCACGGCCGGCACCGCCGCCGATGCCATGGCCACCCCCACGAAGGAGGACCCGCGATGA
- a CDS encoding response regulator codes for MIEVLVVDDDIRVARVNAAYVQKVAGFRVVAEAHSSAEALREVEARPQIDLILMDHYLPDETGLATVQEIRRRGHQTDVIMVTAARDVSTVQAAMRLGALQYLVKPFAFAGLRAKLEAYAGLRRTLDGGGEAEQAQVDRIFGALSADTEPDLPKGHSLSTAELVRRALVDAEGPLSAQEVADRTGLSRQTAQRYLKLLERTGRAGLTLKYGDAGRPEHRYVWATRT; via the coding sequence ATGATCGAAGTGCTGGTCGTGGACGACGACATCCGCGTCGCGCGCGTGAACGCGGCCTACGTGCAGAAGGTGGCGGGCTTCCGCGTGGTGGCCGAGGCGCACAGCTCGGCCGAGGCCCTGCGCGAGGTGGAGGCCCGGCCGCAGATCGACCTGATCCTCATGGACCACTACCTGCCGGACGAGACGGGTCTGGCGACCGTTCAGGAGATCCGGCGCCGCGGCCACCAGACCGACGTGATCATGGTGACGGCGGCGCGAGACGTCTCCACCGTGCAGGCCGCCATGCGACTCGGGGCGCTGCAGTATCTGGTCAAGCCGTTCGCGTTCGCGGGTCTGCGCGCCAAGCTGGAGGCGTACGCGGGGCTGCGCCGCACCCTGGACGGCGGCGGCGAGGCCGAACAGGCGCAGGTCGACCGGATCTTCGGGGCCCTCTCGGCCGACACCGAGCCGGACCTCCCGAAGGGGCACTCCCTCAGCACGGCGGAGCTCGTCCGCAGGGCGCTGGTGGACGCGGAGGGCCCGCTCTCGGCGCAGGAGGTCGCGGACCGTACGGGTCTGAGCCGGCAGACGGCCCAGCGCTACCTGAAGCTCCTGGAACGCACCGGCAGGGCCGGCCTGACCCTCAAGTACGGCGATGCGGGTCGCCCGGAACACCGTTATGTCTGGGCGACCCGCACCTGA